The sequence below is a genomic window from Candidatus Cloacimonadota bacterium.
CACAGCTCGCTTGTTCTTATCCGTTCCATTCCATACCACGCTGTGGACCCCGGCTTCCATATCCTGATTGACCAGGGTATTGACCAATTGTCCCTTCAGGTTATAGATGTCTAGCCGAACCTTACCGGACTTGGGTAAGGCATAGGTGATGGTGGTA
It includes:
- a CDS encoding T9SS type A sorting domain-containing protein, whose protein sequence is TTITYALPKSGKVRLDIYNLKGQLVNTLVNQDMEAGVHSVVWNGTDKNKRAVASGVYFYRLSSPESSKTKRMLLMK